The following coding sequences lie in one Anguilla anguilla isolate fAngAng1 chromosome 14, fAngAng1.pri, whole genome shotgun sequence genomic window:
- the LOC118213052 gene encoding tripartite motif-containing protein 16-like: protein MTLLAGCRGGHRTKPGPRKYGCQLTLDPNTANRGLSLSEGNRKVTHTLGREQPYPDHPERFEPVPQVMCGEFLYERCYWETEFSVSEEGQVDIAVAYEGIGRKKDFSDCRLGWNKNSWSLECNKRRYSVRHNKTQRQILARPSPYRRAGVCDEDDGTNPEVCVYRVGVCVDRPAGMLSFYSISNSDTLTLLHRFHVQFTQSTPLCAGFYVYKSSVSLCQLQ from the exons atga cactgct TGCAGGCTGTCGAGGAGGgcacaggaccaaaccagggcccaggaaat atggctgtcagctcacactggatccaaacacagcgaaCAGagggctgtctctgtctgaggggaacaggaaggtGACACACACTCTGGGGAGAGagcagccatatcctgatcatccagagagatttgagccCGTTCCGCAGGTTATGTGCGGAGAGTTTCTGTatgagcgctgttactgggagacTGAGTTCAGCGTATCTGAGGAGGGGCAGGTGGATATAGCGGTGGCATACGAAGGAATCGGCAGGAAAAAGGACTTTTCTGACTGTAGGCTCGGatggaataaaaactcctggagtctggaGTGCAACAAACGCAGATACTCTGTCAGGCACAATAAGACACAGAGGCAGATCCTGGCCCGCCCgtccccctaccgcagagcaggagtgtgtgatgaggACGATGGCACCAATccggaagtgtgtgtgtacagggtgggagtgtgtgtggaccgtccggccggcatgctgtccttctacagcatctccaactctgacacactgaccctcctgcacagattccatGTACAGTTTACTCAAagcacacccctctgtgctggattttatGTGTATAaatcctcagtgtccctctgccaactgcagtag